A single genomic interval of Nitrospirota bacterium harbors:
- the speD gene encoding adenosylmethionine decarboxylase: MHALGTHLLVELKDCNHEILKDLNAVREAMVSAAKQAKATIVDVSFHEFSPFGISGMVVIAESHLSIHTWPEYGYAAVDIFTCGDVIKPEIAVQYLIEQFGSKNPSIVEMKRGIISCTNEKLPHKVCNDRLQMVS; encoded by the coding sequence TTGCATGCTTTAGGTACCCATTTATTAGTTGAATTAAAGGATTGTAATCATGAGATTCTGAAAGACCTGAATGCTGTAAGGGAGGCAATGGTATCTGCTGCAAAGCAAGCAAAGGCAACTATTGTTGATGTATCCTTCCATGAGTTTAGCCCCTTTGGGATCAGTGGTATGGTGGTTATTGCTGAATCTCACCTTTCCATTCATACATGGCCGGAATATGGATATGCTGCCGTGGATATATTTACCTGTGGAGATGTAATTAAACCGGAAATTGCTGTCCAATACCTTATTGAACAGTTTGGGTCAAAAAACCCGTCCATTGTGGAAATGAAAAGAGGGATAATTTCGTGCACTAACGAAAAGCTTCCGCACAAGGTTTGTAATGATCGGCTCCAAATGGTTTCTTGA